The Candidatus Poribacteria bacterium genome contains the following window.
CCCACCGACGGACTCGCCCAGGATGTTTTGCTTGTCGGCGACGCCCTCGTTGTCGCGCAGGGACGGTCTGGAATCGGCGTCTACGCCCGAGACACGCTGGAACGCCTCGCGACGCGCGCGACGACCGGCGACGCCTCGCGCCTCGCCGCGTTCGGCACCTGGCTCTTCGTCCTCAACTCGGACACGGGTCTGCGCGTGTTCGACCTGACCGACGCGGCGAACCCCCGCCTTGCCCAGACCTCGTTTGGCTCCGGTGGGATCGACCTCGCCGTGGGCGACGGACGGCTTTTCATGTCGGACGCCTCTCAGGGGCTCCAGGTCTTCGCGCTGGACGGTCTCCCCGCTCTGCGGCGGATCGGGCGCGGGGCGTTCCGTGTCCAGGGGATGGCTCCTGCCGGAGATACGCTCTGGGCTGCCACCGACCGGCTCGTCTCCATCGATCTGCGCGACCTAAACGCTCTGAAGACCGTGACACGCGGCGACACGGTCGGCGTGCCGCAACGAATCGCGCTCCGAGGGAACACGCTCGCCGTCGCGGAGACGGAGGGTATCTCATTCTGGGACGCGCGGGATCCGGCGAACGCGCGGTTCCTCAGCCGCATCCCGCTCGACGGCGACCCGATGTCGCTCGTGTGGGTCGGCGATTGGGTCTACGTGGCAGAAGGGGATCGCCTCGCCGCTGTGAACGCGGCGGACCCGTCCGCTCCTCGGCTGACGTGGGTTTCGCAGGCGTCCGGGGAGGGACGGCGTCTCAGCGCATCGGGGGGCATCGTTGCCGCCGCCATCGGGAGCGGAGGAGTCGCCGTGATCGGTGTCTCCGTTCCCGCCGGAACGCGTCCGCTGGCGTATGCGCCGACGCTCTCCCCAGCGAACGCTGCGCGGTTGGGAACCGGCATCGCTGTCGCCGCGACGGACGACGGCGTCGAAGCCTTCGACCTCGCCGACCCATCGCGTCCACGTCGGGTCTCGGCGCTCTCGCTGGCAGGACCGGTCATCGATGTCGCGCTCTCGCCCGACGGGAGGACGGTCTACGCAGGCGGGATCGGCGTCACGGCGCTGTCGCTCGACGCCGGGACGTTCAAGGTGCGGGGCGGCGCGTCGAGCTCGGGACATGTCGCAGCGCTCGCTTTGGCGGGAACGGCGCTCTATGCGGCGGCGACCGAATCGGGCGTGGACGTGTTCGACGCGAGCGATCCGGCGAATCTCCGCCTCGTGCGGACGCTGCCGACGACTGGTTCCGCCCGCGCCCTGCAAGTCGATGGGAACCGGTTGTTCGTCGGAGCAGGGACGGACATCGTCGTCTACGACGTGGCGGGTCCGCTCGCGCCGGTTCCGGTCGCCAGATGGGACGCCGGGTTCGACCTCCGCGTTCTGACGGCGCAGGCGGGATGGGTGTTTGCCGGAGGCGAGAGCTACGTCGCCGCGTGGAATGCGAAGGACCCTGCCGCGCCGATCGAGACGGCGCGCGTGCGTTCACTCGATTGGGTCGGCGGCATCGCGCTCGTCGGAAGCCGCTTGCTCACCGCCGACGCGACGCTCCTGCGAACCTACCGCCGGACGGACGACGGCGCTCCACTCGCCGTCGAGCCGGTCGAGGAAGGCTCCTCACAGGGCGAACCACCGTCACAGGTGGTGACGCGGATCGGGCAGAACTACCCGAACCCCTTCAACCCGGAGACGTGGATTCCCTTTACGCTCGCGGAGACATCGCGCGTCGATGTGACGGTCTACGCGGCGGATGGGCGCGTCGTCCGGACGATTCACGCGGGGGTTCTGCCGTCGGGCGACTACTCGTCCCGCGTTCGCGCGATCCCGTGGGATGGGCGCAACGATCAGGGCGAGCCCGTCGCCGCCGGGCTCTACTGGTACGAAGTGCGGATCGCTCCGTCTCGCGGCGGCGCAGAGCTCCGAAGCGTGCAGCGGATGCTCTTGATCCGCTAGCGCTTCAGCTCCGCCCAGGAGGTCGCCAGCTTGCCGCGCGGCGCGACCGCCGCGAACGCTGACTTGGTCGCCAGGTAGTCGATGATGTTCGCGTGGAGCTTCGTGTTGACGTCATCGAGCTTCTTGTTGACGACCCACGACGACCAGACCCACCCGATAGCCACGATCGCGCCGTTCCCGACGGAATACTCGACGAGCGGGTTCGTCTGCGGCTGACCATCGACGACCTGTGCCAGAGTCTTCCCGTCCTTGGGTCCTGTGGGTCCGGCAGCAGCATAGAAGTCGGATCCGTCCGTCCAGCCCTGAATGTCGTACTGGATCAACCCGTTCTCGATCTTCAGCCCGCTGAAGACCGGATGCTTGTCCTGCCCCTTGGATATTTGGAAGTCCGTCCAGTTGAGCGGGCTGGCGTCGTTGCGCCCGAAATAGCGGGGCTGGCCACTCTCGACGCCCATCTCGAACAGGTAATGGAACGCCAGGTTAGACAGGAGCAGACCACCGCCGTCCTGCACGTAGCCTCGGAAGGCATCCACGGTTGCCTTGTCGAGGAACGGCGCAGGGATTGCCGGAGCGTGGCTCTCATCCCACCACACGACGCCGTAGCCGAGCAGATCGGCTTTCGCCTTCGGACGGCCGATCTCCTTCGTGTCGTACTTGCTCGCAGCCCACTTGTAGGCGGCTTCGGCGTTGGGCTGCGCCGCTCCCTCGCGGACCAGCCCCAGCGTGTACGCCTGCGCGGCGGCAACGGGAATCGTCAGGATGCCGATGGCAAACAGAATCGCGGTCGAACGTCGCATGGGCTCTCCTCCCATCGGGTCGGTTTGGGGCGGTTCCACCGCCTCGACTCTCGCGCTTACAAGTGTAGCCGTCGATCCGTGCGCCACAAGACAGGGCGCTACGGCTGGCAGATCGCGTCGGCGCGCAGGTCCGTGATGAAGCCGTGCCCCGGGCAATGCGTGATCATCAGCGGCAGACGAGCGTCGAGCGCCGCCTGCTGGGGCGTCACACCGCACGCCCAGAACACGCCTGTCCTCCCGATGGGCGGCTCGGTGATCGGTTCGCCGACGATGGGATCCGCCACGTCCGCGCCGATGTCGGACGGATCGCCGATATGAAGCGGCGCTCCGTGGTTCCACGGGAATCGCGCCGTCAACTGCGTCGCGATGATCGCGTCGCGCGGTCGGAGGAACCGGAGCGTCACGATGAGCCTGCCGGAGAAGCGTCCCGCCGGACGCGTCGGCAACTCCGTTCGAAGAACCCACACGTCCGGCGAAAGCTCGACGCCGGCGCGGCGGAGCGGTTCGTCGAACGTCAGGCTGGAACCGATGAGGACGGCGACCAGGTCATCGCGCCACCATTCGCGAGCGTCCGTCGGCTCGGTTGCCATCTCCCCATTCTGGTAGATTCGGTAGCGGGCGAGGTCCGTGCGCAGGTCCGCCCCGGGAGCGGCGTGGGCGGGTTCCACGCTCCCCGGATCGGTGATGTCCACGATCGGGCAGGCGTCGCGGTTCCGCTGGCAATAGACGAGGAAGTCGTAGGCATCCTCGCGCGGCAGAGCGACCAGGTTACACTGAACCCATCCGGGCATCCGGTAGGTCGTGGGACCCGTCCACTCGCCCCGACGCATCGCCAGTCGCGCTTCCGACGCCGTCGCGTAGGGCTCAGGCATACGCCTCGATCCCGTTGGCGCGGCAGAACGCCGGGAAGTCGACCGGAGCGCCGGACACGCAGCTTTCCAGGATCGCCTTCTCGACCGCGAGAACCCGTACGCCATGCCGGACGGTCATCTCGGTCTGACCGTCGTTTCGGATGCAGTCGGCGAGATGGGCGATCTCATCATAGTGTCCCATGTAGCCGATGGGGCCCCGAACGTCGTGATAGCCCTGCCCGCCGAAGTCGGGTCCCTCGAAGCTCATCGTCTGCGTGACCGTCCCGGACGCATCGTGGACGATGCACTTCTTGAACCGCTCTGCGAGGAACACGCAGCGATCCTTGCCGAAGAGCTGGTAGCTGTACTTGCGGAGCGTCCCGTTACGGCTCCCGCCGTGCTGGATGTAGCAGTGGACGCTCTCGTCGGCGAAGGTGAGCGTCGCGACGAAGCTGTCCACCGGCAGATGGGGATCGTAGTTCCAGACCTGCGCTCCCTGCGCGTAGACGCGCACCAGCGGCGCTTCGTGGAACAGGTTCACGGCGAGGTCGAGGTTGTGAACCGCCTGACCCGTCACCGTGTCGGAACACTGACAGAAGGTGTAGTGGGGGTTCGGAACGATGCCCTTGGCGCGACGAACCATCGGCGCGAGCCGGTTACAGACGCCGAAGACCATCTTGACGCCGGACGCATCGACGGCTTGAGCCGCCTCCCGCGCCTCGGCGAGTGTGCGGGCGAGCGGCTTTTCGCAGAAGATGTGCTTCCCGGCGCGCGCCGCCGCTGTGACCACGCGGGGATGGTGCACTTCGCCCGTCTGGACGAGCACGCCGTCGATCGACGCGTCGCCGAACACGCGCGCCATGTCGGTCGTCGCGTACTCGCCGCCGTACGCCGCGAGGAACTTCTCGGCGCGGGCGAGATCGACATCGCAGTAGGCGACCGTCGTGAGCCCGGGCACAAAGCTCGCGTTGCTGCAGTGAAGGGTGCCCATGCCCCCGCAGCCGACGACGCCAAACCGAAGCTCACGCATTGCAGCAGTCCTTTCTCAGGTAGGGAACCCGTACGCCCATCCTAACGGAGAAAGGCATGCCGCAGAAGAGCTTCGGGCGCTCAGCCGAACCCCCCGTAGAGGGAACGATGCGAGGCGCAGTTCAGCCGCAGATCGCTCGCGTGAACTGGCTGGTCGCGCAGGCTGCACCAATAGGGCGCGTCCTCGTCGCCCGACGCGTTCGCCGCGAGGTTCGCGCACAGCAGGCACATGTTGGCGACGCTGATCACGCCGGAATGGAAGAGGTTCGCGATCATGCCCATCAGCACTTCCATCGCGACCAACTTCTGATCCTGCGAGATGTCCGCCAGCGCCTTGCGCATCGGCTCCGCCCAACCGCTGACGCGCTGAGCGACGGTTCTTCCGTCCGCCGTCAGGTAGAGGTGCACGACCCGGCGGTCGAGGGCATCCTGTTGGCGACCCACGTAGCCCTTTGCTTCGAGCACCCGCACGGCGTCGCTGACGGTCGCGGGCGTCAGACCGAAGTACTCCGCCAGACTCCCGACCGTCCGGTTCTCGGCAGGCTGATAGAGGCAGTGGACGAGAAACTGCATCTGGATGGGGCTCAGGCGCGTCTCTCGATTCTCCATCCAGAGCAGGATGCGGAAAGCTTCGGAGAGGCGTTCGAGAGCGGCGACGACCTTGCTGTCGACGTCACTGTG
Protein-coding sequences here:
- a CDS encoding winged helix-turn-helix transcriptional regulator, producing MRSIFDPAAQHSDVDSKVVAALERLSEAFRILLWMENRETRLSPIQMQFLVHCLYQPAENRTVGSLAEYFGLTPATVSDAVRVLEAKGYVGRQQDALDRRVVHLYLTADGRTVAQRVSGWAEPMRKALADISQDQKLVAMEVLMGMIANLFHSGVISVANMCLLCANLAANASGDEDAPYWCSLRDQPVHASDLRLNCASHRSLYGGFG
- a CDS encoding DUF4960 domain-containing protein, coding for MEPPQTDPMGGEPMRRSTAILFAIGILTIPVAAAQAYTLGLVREGAAQPNAEAAYKWAASKYDTKEIGRPKAKADLLGYGVVWWDESHAPAIPAPFLDKATVDAFRGYVQDGGGLLLSNLAFHYLFEMGVESGQPRYFGRNDASPLNWTDFQISKGQDKHPVFSGLKIENGLIQYDIQGWTDGSDFYAAAGPTGPKDGKTLAQVVDGQPQTNPLVEYSVGNGAIVAIGWVWSSWVVNKKLDDVNTKLHANIIDYLATKSAFAAVAPRGKLATSWAELKR
- a CDS encoding DUF1445 domain-containing protein, translating into MPEPYATASEARLAMRRGEWTGPTTYRMPGWVQCNLVALPREDAYDFLVYCQRNRDACPIVDITDPGSVEPAHAAPGADLRTDLARYRIYQNGEMATEPTDAREWWRDDLVAVLIGSSLTFDEPLRRAGVELSPDVWVLRTELPTRPAGRFSGRLIVTLRFLRPRDAIIATQLTARFPWNHGAPLHIGDPSDIGADVADPIVGEPITEPPIGRTGVFWACGVTPQQAALDARLPLMITHCPGHGFITDLRADAICQP
- a CDS encoding Gfo/Idh/MocA family oxidoreductase; the encoded protein is MRELRFGVVGCGGMGTLHCSNASFVPGLTTVAYCDVDLARAEKFLAAYGGEYATTDMARVFGDASIDGVLVQTGEVHHPRVVTAAARAGKHIFCEKPLARTLAEAREAAQAVDASGVKMVFGVCNRLAPMVRRAKGIVPNPHYTFCQCSDTVTGQAVHNLDLAVNLFHEAPLVRVYAQGAQVWNYDPHLPVDSFVATLTFADESVHCYIQHGGSRNGTLRKYSYQLFGKDRCVFLAERFKKCIVHDASGTVTQTMSFEGPDFGGQGYHDVRGPIGYMGHYDEIAHLADCIRNDGQTEMTVRHGVRVLAVEKAILESCVSGAPVDFPAFCRANGIEAYA